The Drosophila nasuta strain 15112-1781.00 chromosome 2L, ASM2355853v1, whole genome shotgun sequence genome window below encodes:
- the LOC132797833 gene encoding uncharacterized protein LOC132797833, whose product MNINKTTCNIFSSVIHGALMLMFTCVSSQSYDDYLNLEALMMIETTTQSKSSYETEETTQVTDVTQPTTVAPPQVTDLTQPTTVAPPQEMHGWEETCIILAASVLLVGVFIYLICKVKNNREYDVQSAQRV is encoded by the exons ATGAATATCAACAAAACTACGTGCAATATATTTTCGAGTGTAATTCACGGGGCTTTGATGCTGATGTTCACTTGCGTATCCTCCCAATCCTATGACGATTACCTAAAT CTGGAGGCCCTCATGATGATCGAAACGACAACTCAATCAAAATCATCTTATGAAACAGAAGAAACCACACAAGTCACCGATGTAACACAACCAACAACCGTTGCACCTCCTCAAGTCACCGACCTAACACAACCAACAACCGTTGCACCTCCTCAAGAGATGCATGGATGGGAGGAAACTTGTATAATCCTTGCGGCTTCTGTACTTCTAGTTGGAGTCTTCATATACTTGATTtgtaaagttaaaaataacCGCGAATATGATGTGCAATCAGCGCAacgtgtttaa
- the LOC132798951 gene encoding E3 ubiquitin-protein ligase RNF12-B, translated as MKVFICLAALLVASACASKTEEEKVPLEKKLDKRGLLDLGYGYGHAGLDVGHIGHGSLAGGLTGYGHSAPAAVAVGHSGPAIAYGHSAPAVAVQAHAVPAPYVISKQADVHKTITITKGIPVPVHVDRPYPVVHEKRVPVEVKVPVPQPYEVIRKVAVPVKEYVKVPVPVPQPYEVIRHEKVPIHVPVDRPVPVEVPKPYPVPVEKPYPVYVEKVQKVPVHIPVDRPYPVYVKVPVVSHSVVKHAPSVAVSSIPVSHYPVSSIGHDATVYADHGGYHK; from the exons ATGAAAGTTTTC ATCTGCTTAGCCGCTCTGCTGGTGGCCTCAGCCTGCGCCAGCAAGACCGAGGAGGAGAAGGTTCCACTGGAGAAGAAGCTGGACAAGCGCGGTCTGCTTGATCTCGGCTATGGCTATGGCCATGCTGGTCTCGATGTTGGCCACATTGGTCACGGCTCCCTCGCCGGTGGTCTGACCGGCTACGGTCACTCTGCCCCCGCCGCCGTTGCTGTGGGACACAGCGGTCCTGCCATCGCCTATGGCCACAGCGCTCCCGCCGTTGCCGTCCAAGCTCACGCCGTGCCCGCCCCCTATGTGATCAGCAAGCAGGCTGATGTGCACAAgaccatcaccatcaccaaGGGCATCCCAGTGCCCGTACATGTCGATCGCCCCTACCCCGTTGTGCATGAGAAGCGCGTGCCCGTTGAGGTTAAGGTGCCCGTGCCCCAGCCCTATGAGGTGATCAGGAAGGTCGCTGTCCCTGTCAAGGAATACGTCAAGGTGCCCGTCCCAGTGCCACAGCCCTACGAAGTCATCCGTCACGAGAAGGTGCCAATCCATGTGCCCGTCGACCGTCCAGTGCCCGTTGAGGTACCCAAGCCATACCCCGTCCCCGTCGAGAAGCCCTACCCCGTCTACGTGGAGAAGGTGCAGAAGGTGCCCGTGCACATCCCCGTCGACCGTCCATACCCCGTCTACGTCAAGGTGCCCGTTGTCTCGCACTCCGTGGTGAAGCACGCACCTTCCGTTGCCGTCAGCAGCATCCCCGTCAGCCACTACCCCGTCAGCAGCATCGGTCATGACGCCACCGTCTACGCCGACCATGGTGGTTACCACAAGTAG
- the LOC132798948 gene encoding chorion protein S38 gives MKSMLIFGLLAVFVLAANASEEAKKVEVAAESATAEKKQEKRGIGHLGYGYGPSSIGGGAILSTGHAAIAAPVAVAAPAVAHLPTQVHTNTVIKTVQVPYQVERHVPYPVEKTVTYPVKVPVPQPYPVEKIVHYQVKEIVKVPVEVPQPYPVEKIVKVPVKIPVDRPYTVHVPKPYPVPVEKPVPYTVEKRVIQKVPIHVDRPVPYEVKVPVPVHVESHVKPAVAITHTVAAAPAVYSHGISGHGISGHGISGPGISYGSTGHGISGHGISSYGISSHGGYLHKK, from the exons atgaAATCCATG cTTATTTTTGGCCTATTGGCTGTGTTCGTGTTGGCTGCCAACGCCAGCGAGGAGGCCAAGAAAGTTGAGGTTGCCGCTGAGAGCGCGACAGCCGAGAAGAAGCAGGAGAAGCGCGGCATCGGCCATTTGGGCTACGGCTATGGTCCATCATCGATCGGTGGTGGTGCCATTCTGAGCACTGGACACGCTGCCATCGCTGCCccagttgctgtggctgcccCCGCTGTCGCCCATCTGCCCACTCAGGTGCACACCAACACCGTGATCAAGACCGTCCAGGTGCCCTACCAGGTGGAGCGTCATGTGCCCTACCCAGTTGAGAAGACTGTCACCTACCCAGTTAAGGTGCCAGTGCCACAGCCCTACCCAGTCGAGAAGATCGTCCACTACCAGGTGAAGGAGATCGTCAAGGTGCCCGTCGAAGTGCCCCAGCCCTACCCAGTCGAGAAGATCGTCAAGGTCCCAGTCAAGATCCCAGTCGATCGTCCATACACCGTCCATGTGCCCAAGCCATACCCCGTGCCCGTTGAGAAGCCAGTGCCCTACACCGTCGAGAAGCGTGTGATCCAGAAGGTCCCCATCCATGTGGATCGTCCAGTCCCCTATGAGGTGAAAGTGCCCGTTCCCGTGCACGTTGAGAGCCACGTGAAGCCCGCTGTTGCCATCACCCACACCGTTGCCGCCGCCCCAGCTGTCTACAGCCACGGCATCTCTGGTCATGGTATCTCCGGTCATGGCATCTCTGGCCCCGGTATCTCATACGGCAGCACTGGTCACGGTATCTCTGGCCATGGCATCTCCTCGTACGGCATCTCCAGCCACGGCGGTTACCTCCACAAAAAGTAG
- the LOC132798940 gene encoding fibrillin-2-like isoform X1 → MWRKECQIYFGCLLLVFGCFALPSPIATPTDIQTSDENTAINETTPCLVEKDPNLCSKEEEVDLDSSESLQKLREAFEEFNITFPSELSDGVRTRTFCCTGYERQSNLELCQPICSPKCGRNRYCSKPNVCECATGYEEFNGTCRRLCSSNCSATSNCADGKYCDCKEGFQMLDGDCLTSEEIELTVEDPNLCTKTIEVETNCNLPTPWLPMKQEFDELNIPFPNDLYIIKTTEIQKFCCEGYEKREGKHLCQPVCPANCGEHSFCGESGLCECELNYQVTSTGNCIKNPVDFLSNDPHLCKTNKTVSYVDQSNLNTLLTTKKAAQNLIRSKLETLLSCCHGYEQITNGGLCLPVYHENECMAGYRKGKYGNCEPICTATCPPDSSCIRPEECQCNVGYFNSTSLDNEFTCEPICLGDIPENSVCVRPEQWECDTGYIRLLTADGKAFRCSPHCEETCPEFSKCVSPDICKCLPGYSETNVEDINNTNNYRKVCALENELKNKDEVDTSSASLDYGEISYRVGK, encoded by the exons ATGTGGCGAAAGGAATGTCAAATATATTTCGGATGTCTTCTTCTAGTTTTCGGATGCTTTGCTCTTCCTAGCCCAATAGCAACCCCCACCGATATTCAGACTTCCGACGAAAATACAGCAATTAACGAAACTACGCCTTGTTTAGTCGAAAAAGATCCAAATTTGTGTTCCAAGGAAGAGGAAGTGGATTTGGATAGCTCAGAGAGTCTGCAAAAACTAAGGGAAGCCTTTGAGgaatttaatataacatttCCCAGTGAGCTTTCG GATGGCGTAAGAACGAGAACATTTTGCTGTACCGGCTATGAGAGGCAAAGCAATCTTGAACTATGTCAACCTATCTGCTCTCCCAAATGCGGGAGAAACCGGTATTGCTCTAAACCAAATGTATGTGAGTGCGCAACAGGATACGAAGAATTTAATGGCACTTGTCGCAGACTCTGTTCTTCGAACTGCAGTGCAACTAGCAACTGTGCAGATGGAAAATATTGTGACTGCAAGGAGGGATTCCAGATGTTAGATGGAGATTGTTTGACCAGTGAGGAAATAGAGTTGACAGTTGAAGATCCGAATCTATGTACGAAAACGATCGAAGTTGAGACAAATTGTAATTTGCCAACCCCTTGGCTTCCAATGAAACAAGAGTTCGATGAACTAAATATTCCATTTCCCAATGACTTATAT ATAATCAAGACAACAGAAATACAGAAATTTTGTTGCGAGGGCTACGAGAAGCGAGAAGGGAAACACTTGTGCCAACCTGTGTGTCCCGCAAACTGTGGTGAGCATAGTTTCTGTGGTGAATCAGGCTTGTGTGAATGTGAGCTCAACTATCAAGTGACATCGACTGGAAATTGTATCAAGAATCCTGTCGACTTCCTATCAAACGATCCGCATTTGTGCAAAACTAATAAGACTGTGAGCTATGTGGATCAGAGTAACTTAAACACTTTATTGACAACTAAAAAGGCAGCACAGAATCTG ATCCGAAGCAAATTAGAAACTCTGTTGAGTTGCTGCCATGGTTACGAGCAAATCACAAATGGCGGTCTTTGCTTGCCAGTATACCACGAAAACGAATGCATGGCTGGCTATCGAAAGGGCAAATATGGAAACTGTGAGCCAATTTGCACAGCCACTTGCCCACCAGATAGCAGCTGTATCAGGCCAGAGGAGTGTCAGTGTAATGTTGGCTACTTTAACAGTACCAGCTTGGACAACGAATTCACGTGTGAGCCCATCTGCTTGGGGGATATTCCCGAGAATAGTGTCTGTGTGCGGCCCGAGCAATGGGAGTGTGACACTGGCTATATCAGGCTCCTTACGGCCGATGGGAAGGCTTTCCGCTGTTCTCCGCATTGTGAGGAAACCTGCCCCGAATTTTCCAAGTGCGTTTCCCCCGATATTTGCAAATGTCTTCCGGGATACTCTGAAACTAATGTAGAAGATATTAATAATACCAATAACTACCGAAAAGTTTGTGCTCTTGAGAATGAACTAAAAAATAAGGATGAAGTAGACACAAGTTCGGCAAGCCTTGACTATGGGGAAATCTCATATCGAGTTggaaaatga
- the LOC132798940 gene encoding fibrillin-2-like isoform X3, whose amino-acid sequence MWRKECQIYFGCLLLVFGCFALPSPIATPTDIQTSDENTAINETTPCLVEKDPNLCSKEEEVDLDSSESLQKLREAFEEFNITFPSELSDGVRTRTFCCTGYERQSNLELCQPICSPKCGRNRYCSKPNVCECATGYEEFNGTCRRLCSSNCSATSNCADGKYCDCKEGFQMLDGDCLTSEEIELTVEDPNLCTKTIEVETNCNLPTPWLPMKQEFDELNIPFPNDLYIIKTTEIQKFCCEGYEKREGKHLCQPVCPANCGEHSFCGESGLCECELNYQVTSTGNCIKNPVDFLSNDPHLCKTNKTVSYVDQSNLNTLLTTKKAAQNLIRSKLETLLSCCHGYKQITNGGLCLPVYHETQCMAGYRKGKYGNCEPICTATCPPDSSCIRPEECQCNVGYFNSTSLDNEFTCEPICLGDIPENSVCVRPEQWECDTGYIKVRTADGTAFRCSPHCEETCPRFSKCASPDICKCLPGYTETNIEYDQNKYRQICFADDNELKNKDEVETSTASLDYGEISYRVGK is encoded by the exons ATGTGGCGAAAGGAATGTCAAATATATTTCGGATGTCTTCTTCTAGTTTTCGGATGCTTTGCTCTTCCTAGCCCAATAGCAACCCCCACCGATATTCAGACTTCCGACGAAAATACAGCAATTAACGAAACTACGCCTTGTTTAGTCGAAAAAGATCCAAATTTGTGTTCCAAGGAAGAGGAAGTGGATTTGGATAGCTCAGAGAGTCTGCAAAAACTAAGGGAAGCCTTTGAGgaatttaatataacatttCCCAGTGAGCTTTCG GATGGCGTAAGAACGAGAACATTTTGCTGTACCGGCTATGAGAGGCAAAGCAATCTTGAACTATGTCAACCTATCTGCTCTCCCAAATGCGGGAGAAACCGGTATTGCTCTAAACCAAATGTATGTGAGTGCGCAACAGGATACGAAGAATTTAATGGCACTTGTCGCAGACTCTGTTCTTCGAACTGCAGTGCAACTAGCAACTGTGCAGATGGAAAATATTGTGACTGCAAGGAGGGATTCCAGATGTTAGATGGAGATTGTTTGACCAGTGAGGAAATAGAGTTGACAGTTGAAGATCCGAATCTATGTACGAAAACGATCGAAGTTGAGACAAATTGTAATTTGCCAACCCCTTGGCTTCCAATGAAACAAGAGTTCGATGAACTAAATATTCCATTTCCCAATGACTTATAT ATAATCAAGACAACAGAAATACAGAAATTTTGTTGCGAGGGCTACGAGAAGCGAGAAGGGAAACACTTGTGCCAACCTGTGTGTCCCGCAAACTGTGGTGAGCATAGTTTCTGTGGTGAATCAGGCTTGTGTGAATGTGAGCTCAACTATCAAGTGACATCGACTGGAAATTGTATCAAGAATCCTGTCGACTTCCTATCAAACGATCCGCATTTGTGCAAAACTAATAAGACTGTGAGCTATGTGGATCAGAGTAACTTAAACACTTTATTGACAACTAAAAAGGCAGCACAGAATCTG ATCCGAAGCAAATTAGAAACTCTTTTGAGTTGCTGCCATGGTTACAAGCAAATCACAAACGGCGGTCTTTGCCTGCCAGTATACCACGAAACCCAATGCATGGCTGGCTATCGAAAGGGCAAATACGGAAACTGTGAGCCAATTTGCACGGCCACTTGCCCACCAGATAGCAGCTGTATCAGACCAGAGGAGTGTCAGTGTAATGTTGGCTACTTTAACAGTACCAGCTTGGACAACGAATTCACGTGTGAGCCCATCTGCTTGGGGGATATTCCCGAGAATAGTGTCTGTGTGCGGCCCGAGCAATGGGAGTGTGACACTGGCTATATCAAGGTCCGCACGGCCGATGGGACGGCTTTCCGCTGTTCTCCGCATTGTGAGGAAACCTGCCCCAGATTTTCCAAGTGCGCTTCCCCCGATATTTGCAAATGTCTTCCGGGATACACTGAAACTAATATAGAATATGACCAAAATAAATACcgacaaatttgttttgccgACGATAATGAACTAAAAAATAAGGATGAAGTAGAAACTAGTACGGCAAGCCTTGACTATGGCGAAATCTCATATCGAGTTggaaaatga
- the LOC132798940 gene encoding fibrillin-2-like isoform X2: MWRKECQIYFNCLLLVVGCFALPSPIATPTDIQTSDENTAINETTPCLVEKDPNLCTKEEDVDLNSSESLQKLREAFEEFNITLPRELSDGVRTRTFCCTGYERQSNLELCQPICSPKCGRNRYCSKPNVCECATGYEEFNGTCRRLCASNCSATSNCADGKYCDCKEGFQMLDGDCLTSEEIELTVEDPNLCTKTIEVETNCSLPTPWLPMKQEFDELNIPFPNDLYVIKTTEIQKFCCEGYEKREGKHLCQPVCPANCGEHSFCGESGLCECELNYQVTSTGNCIKNPVDFLSNDPHLCKTNKTVSYVDQSNLTSLLTSPKTAKNLIRSKLETLLSCCHGYEQITNGGLCLPVYHENECMAGYRKGKYGNCEPICTATCPPDSSCIRPEECQCNVGYFNSTSLDNEFTCEPICLGDIPENSVCVRPEQWECDTGYIRLLTADGKAFRCSPHCEETCPEFSKCVSPDICKCLPGYSETNVEDINNTNNYRKVCALENELKNKDEVDTSSASLDYGEISYRVGK; this comes from the exons ATGTGGCGAAAGGAAtgtcaaatatatttcaattgtcTTCTACTAGTTGTCGGTTGCTTTGCTCTTCCTAGTCCAATAGCAACCCCCACCGATATTCAGACTTCCGATGAAAATACAGCAATTAACGAAACTACGCCCTGTTTAGTCGAAAAAGATCCAAATTTGTGCACCAAGGAAGAGGATGTGGATTTGAATAGCTCAGAGAGTCTACAAAAACTAAGGGAAGCCTTTGAGgaatttaatataacattGCCCAGAGAGCTTTCG GATGGCGTAAGAACGAGAACATTTTGCTGTACCGGCTATGAGAGGCAAAGCAATCTTGAACTATGTCAACCTATCTGCTCTCCCAAATGCGGGAGAAACCGGTATTGCTCTAAACCAAATGTATGTGAGTGCGCAACGGGATACGAAGAATTTAATGGCACATGTCGCAGACTCTGTGCTTCGAACTGCAGTGCAACTAGCAACTGTGCAGATGGAAAATATTGTGACTGCAAGGAGGGATTCCAGATGTTAGATGGAGATTGTTTGACCAGTGAGGAAATAGAGTTGACAGTTGAAGATCCGAATCTATGTACGAAAACGATCGAAGTTGAGACAAATTGTAGTTTGCCAACCCCTTGGCTTCCAATGAAACAAGAGTTCGATGAACTAAATATTCCATTTCCCAATGACTTATAT GTAATCAAGACAACAGAAATACAGAAATTTTGTTGCGAGGGTTACGAGAAGCGAGAAGGGAAACACTTGTGCCAACCTGTGTGTCCCGCAAACTGTGGTGAGCATAGTTTCTGTGGTGAATCAGGCTTGTGTGAATGTGAGCTCAACTATCAAGTGACATCGACTGGAAATTGTATCAAGAATCCTGTCGACTTCCTATCAAACGATCCGCATTTGTGCAAAACGAATAAGACCGTGAGCTATGTGGATCAGAGTAACTTAACCTCTTTATTGACATCTCCAAAGACAGCAAAAAATCTG ATCCGAAGCAAATTAGAAACTCTGTTGAGTTGCTGCCATGGTTACGAGCAAATCACAAATGGCGGTCTTTGCTTGCCAGTATACCACGAAAACGAATGCATGGCTGGCTATCGAAAGGGCAAATATGGAAACTGTGAGCCAATTTGCACAGCCACTTGCCCACCAGATAGCAGCTGTATCAGGCCAGAGGAGTGTCAGTGTAATGTTGGCTACTTTAACAGTACCAGCTTGGACAACGAATTCACGTGTGAGCCCATCTGCTTGGGGGATATTCCCGAGAATAGTGTCTGTGTGCGGCCCGAGCAATGGGAGTGTGACACTGGCTATATCAGGCTCCTTACGGCCGATGGGAAGGCTTTCCGCTGTTCTCCGCATTGTGAGGAAACCTGCCCCGAATTTTCCAAGTGCGTTTCCCCCGATATTTGCAAATGTCTTCCGGGATACTCTGAAACTAATGTAGAAGATATTAATAATACCAATAACTACCGAAAAGTTTGTGCTCTTGAGAATGAACTAAAAAATAAGGATGAAGTAGACACAAGTTCGGCAAGCCTTGACTATGGGGAAATCTCATATCGAGTTggaaaatga